The DNA sequence AATTCTACTTTATCTGCTGCAATACTTAATGCATCAAAAATCTTTCCTCCGGTTGGATCAGTTAAAGCAGGAGTTCCATGGGATGCCTGTGAAATCGGAACCAGTGCCTGTGGATTTTCTTCTGTATATGCCTTAAATTCCTCTACTTCCAGCGTAGACTGACGTACTGCTACATATCCTGTTGCCATGGACCATTTTGCCTGATTTTCCGGTGAAGTAAAGTATTTCATAAATTCATATACTCCCTGTTTTGTCTCATCATCGGAATCTTCCAGCATAACCAACTGTAATGCATCTGCGGTCGGTGCAGAAGGATTGTCATTAAATCCCGGCTGTTCCATTGCTGCTACAATGCTAAAATCAAGGTCTGCCTGGTCTCCGGAAGAACCTGTGTATCCACCAGCTTTGTTCTGAAGCACGTCATCAATGGTAGTATACCAGTACTCCCAGCCCTGTCCGCCGGAATTTACCTTCATAATCTTGTCATCATGAATCCACTGACGGAAGGACTCCCATACTTCTACCCATTCTTCAGAATTAATCATAACAGTCTTTCCATCTTCGCTTAACAGAGATGCGCCATTACTTAATGCTGCATCTACCAGGTTTGGACTTCCCCACATTGGCTCCCATCCTACAAAAGAACCATCTGCACTTGTCATAGCCGCTGCTGCTTCTGCTAAATCCTGCCATGTCTGAATGGACTCTGGATCAATACCTGCCTTTTCAAAAGCTGCTATATTGTAATAAAAAATCTGTGTTGTTCCATATGCAGGCAGTGCAAAAGTTTTTCCATCTTCATTGACACCCTGATCAAAAAATACACTTAAGTAATCATCTTTCTGGAAATCAGAATCTTCGTCGATAAATTTGCTTAAATCTGCTACCAGATTTTTTTCAGAAAGGTTTCTAGACTTATCTACATCTAAAAGTGCCATATCCGGCGCATTGTTTCCTGCAATTCCTGCCTGAAGTTTTTCGTAGGTTTCCGTATAATCTGCCTGCGTAGTTGTTACAATTTCATATTTGTCCTGAGATGCATTAAAATCATCCACAATATCCTGAAATACGTTTACTGCTGTTTTTCCACCTGAATACCAGAAATCAATCTGAATCTTTCCATCTGCTGTTTTTGTTGCTTCTTTTGAACCATTGCTTCCACATCCGGTAAGCAATCCCGCAACCATTGTCATTCCTAACAATGCTGCTAATAATCTTTTTTTCATGTTTTTCTCTCCTTGTTTTTGCTGT is a window from the Roseburia sp. 499 genome containing:
- a CDS encoding ABC transporter substrate-binding protein, with protein sequence MKKRLLAALLGMTMVAGLLTGCGSNGSKEATKTADGKIQIDFWYSGGKTAVNVFQDIVDDFNASQDKYEIVTTTQADYTETYEKLQAGIAGNNAPDMALLDVDKSRNLSEKNLVADLSKFIDEDSDFQKDDYLSVFFDQGVNEDGKTFALPAYGTTQIFYYNIAAFEKAGIDPESIQTWQDLAEAAAAMTSADGSFVGWEPMWGSPNLVDAALSNGASLLSEDGKTVMINSEEWVEVWESFRQWIHDDKIMKVNSGGQGWEYWYTTIDDVLQNKAGGYTGSSGDQADLDFSIVAAMEQPGFNDNPSAPTADALQLVMLEDSDDETKQGVYEFMKYFTSPENQAKWSMATGYVAVRQSTLEVEEFKAYTEENPQALVPISQASHGTPALTDPTGGKIFDALSIAADKVELENVPAKEALDEAQKTAQEALDSINK